A window of Deltaproteobacteria bacterium genomic DNA:
GCTACCAGCGGATCAGGGCCGAGCCCCAGGTGAAGCCGGAGCCGAAGCCCGCCATCGCGATCAGGTCGCCCTCGCGGACGCGCCCGGCCTGCAGGCACTCGTGCAGCAGCATCGGGATCGAGGCCGCCGAGCAGTTCCCGTACTTCTGGATGTTGTTGTAGGTGCGCTCCGGCGGAATCTGGAGCTTCTGCGCGACGAACTCGTTGATGCGCAGGTTCGCCTGGTGGAACAGGAACAGGTTCACGTCGGCGAGCTTGCAGCCGTTGTGCGCGAGCGCCTCCTCGATCACCTCCGGCATGCGCTGGACGGCGTGCTTGAAGACGAAGCGGCCCTCCATGACCGGGAACTGGCGCCCCTCGTCGAGCATCTGGTGCGTGATCCGCTGCGGCCAGAACGACGAGCCGGGCGCCTCGACCCAGAGCTTCTTGGCGAACTTGCCCTCGGCGTGGGTGTGGACCGAGAGGATCCCGCGCTCGGGGTCGGGCGAGGCCTCGAGCACGACCGCGCCCGCGCCGTCGCCGAAGATCACCGCGACGTCGCGGCCGCGCGTGCTGAGGTCGATGCCGGTCGAGTGCACCTCGGCGCCGACGACCAGCACCCGGTCGTACTGGCCCGATGCGACGTAGAGCTCGCCGACCTGCAGCGCGTACAGGAATCCGGTGCACTGACAGCGCACGTCCATCGCCGGACAGCCCGCGATGCCCAGGTGGTCCTGCAGGAAGCAGGAGATGCCCGGGAAGTCGTGCTGCGGCGAGAGCGACGCGACCACGATCGCGTCGATCTGCTCCGGCGCGATCCCCGCGTTCGAAATCGCCTGCCGGGCGGCCAGGTGCGCGATCTCCGCCGGGCCCATTCCCGCGTCGACGTGGTGCCGCTCGACGATTCCCGTGCGCTGCTGGATCCACTCGTCGCTCGTATCCATGAGCTTCATGAGATCCGCATTGGTCACCACGCGCGGCGGCACGTGCATGCCGGTGCCCGCGATCCGGACGCTGCGCATCGTTCTCATCGCCCACCTCCCTCGAAGACCACTCGCTCCACGACCCGCAGCATCTCCTCGATGCCGTCGCCGTTCAAGGCCGATATGGCTACGCCGTCGAAGCGCGTCGCCAGACTATCGCGCTCTTCCGGAGAGATCCGGTCGGACTTGTTCAGGATCGGGATCTCCGGCTTGTCGTCGAGCCCGAGCTCGGTGAGGATTCGACGCACCGCGTCGATCTGCTGCTCGATCTGCGGATTCGAGGCGTCGATCACGTGCAGGAGCGCCGTCGCGTCGCGGATCTCCTCGAGCGTGGACTTGAAGCCGGCGACGAGCTCGGTCGGCAGATCGCGGATGAAGCCGACGGTGTCGGTGATGATCACGTCGCGCTCGCGCGGGAAGCGCAGCCTTCGCGCCGAGGTGTCGACCGTCGCGAACAGCGCGTCGGCGGCGTGCACCTCGCTCTTCGTCAGGCGGTTCAGCAGCGTCGACTTGCCGGCGTTGGTGTAGCCGACGATCGAGAGCACGGGCAGGCCCTCGCTCTTGCGCCGGGCGCGGCGGGTCTCGCGCTGTCGCGTGACCTCCTTCAGGCTGCGTTCGAGATGCGTGATGCGGTCGCGCACGCGCCGGCGATCGGTCTCGAGCTTGGTCTCGCCCGGCCCGCGCCCGCCGATCCCGCCCTGCAGCCGGCTCATTCCCTCGCTCTGGCCGGCGAGCCGCGGCAGGCGGTACTTCTGCTGCGCGAGCTCGACCTGGAGCTTCGCTTCCTTGGTGCGCGCGTTCTGCGCGAAGATGTCGAGGATCAGCTGCGTGCGGTCGACGATGCGCGCCTCGACTCGGTCGGTGATCGCGCGCAGCTGCCCGGGCGTCAGGTCGCGGTCGAAGAGCACCAGCGTCGCGCCGCGCTGCCAAAAGCGCGTGACCAGATCCTCGAGCTTTCCGGGGCCGACCAGGTAGCGCGGGTCCGGTCGCGGTCGGCGCTGGCGCACGACGTCGACGATCTGCAGGCCCGCCGTGCGCGCGAGCTCGCGCATCTCGTCGCAGCGCTCGTCGGCGAACGGATCGTTGCCGAGC
This region includes:
- a CDS encoding ketoacyl-ACP synthase III; its protein translation is MRSVRIAGTGMHVPPRVVTNADLMKLMDTSDEWIQQRTGIVERHHVDAGMGPAEIAHLAARQAISNAGIAPEQIDAIVVASLSPQHDFPGISCFLQDHLGIAGCPAMDVRCQCTGFLYALQVGELYVASGQYDRVLVVGAEVHSTGIDLSTRGRDVAVIFGDGAGAVVLEASPDPERGILSVHTHAEGKFAKKLWVEAPGSSFWPQRITHQMLDEGRQFPVMEGRFVFKHAVQRMPEVIEEALAHNGCKLADVNLFLFHQANLRINEFVAQKLQIPPERTYNNIQKYGNCSAASIPMLLHECLQAGRVREGDLIAMAGFGSGFTWGSALIRW
- the hflX gene encoding GTPase HflX, giving the protein MSDLYGQTYGLKASQLRRLESLYKRKRPRERLVTQEFARQLSELSFECGRQIGVLAGRGGRVEYVMVGDAFSITLPDFKRVRAGAGRFRGLRCIHTHLGGERLTQDDLTDLALLRLDAMVAVLVDDHGLPDRIDYASLQPPDDSGETVTRHDPVAPSRLDFDFLEWIEELEGRFGEAQKGIAVEGKGERAVLVCVQLGNDPFADERCDEMRELARTAGLQIVDVVRQRRPRPDPRYLVGPGKLEDLVTRFWQRGATLVLFDRDLTPGQLRAITDRVEARIVDRTQLILDIFAQNARTKEAKLQVELAQQKYRLPRLAGQSEGMSRLQGGIGGRGPGETKLETDRRRVRDRITHLERSLKEVTRQRETRRARRKSEGLPVLSIVGYTNAGKSTLLNRLTKSEVHAADALFATVDTSARRLRFPRERDVIITDTVGFIRDLPTELVAGFKSTLEEIRDATALLHVIDASNPQIEQQIDAVRRILTELGLDDKPEIPILNKSDRISPEERDSLATRFDGVAISALNGDGIEEMLRVVERVVFEGGGR